Part of the Deltaproteobacteria bacterium genome is shown below.
GAAAGAGGACAAGCTTGCACCAACCATTGCAAACGCACCTGGAATCGGCTGAAATCAAACCATCTTCCTACGGTTCTCCAGGAGGCATCCATGAGTTGCGCACAGCGAATCCGGCGGGCGGTCGTGCCCGTGCTTTTCATCGCCGCCCTGCTTGCTCCCGCCGGCACGGCCTGGGCCGTCGATCCGGTGTTCTCCACCTTTTTCGGCGGCGCCATCCGGGGATACGACCCGGTGGCCTACCACACCGAGGGCAAGCCGGTGGCGGGAAAGCGGGCGCACCGGGTGGAGTGGAAG
Proteins encoded:
- a CDS encoding YHS domain-containing protein, producing the protein MSCAQRIRRAVVPVLFIAALLAPAGTAWAVDPVFSTFFGGAIRGYDPVAYHTEGKPVAGKRAHRVEWKGATWSFASAENKALFEGDPEKYAPRYGGYCAWAVSNGGTASIDPDAWTIVDGKLYLNY